The following DNA comes from Syngnathoides biaculeatus isolate LvHL_M chromosome 18, ASM1980259v1, whole genome shotgun sequence.
ACGTGTCATTTTATTTCGGATAATTGATATTCATTGAACGTTATTTAATATCTCCTAACAGGTCTCTAAAATTACTTAATGTCGTTTAATGTTGTTGCGTGTGCGCACGCATCAGGTGAAAGTAAAGCACATATCGGTAGCTTGGTAGCATAGCTGCTCAAGTCATAGGACCAAGTTTtgagacgtgtttttttttattatacttttaaactcacaatcactcgcgaaaaaaaaaactatattttacGCGCATAGTTAAATATGATGCAGGGTTCACGGCGTCTGGGCGAGGAAATAGGTTGtctaaattactttttttttttttaaataggaagttattttaatatttacaaaaaattagATTTAATAAATTAACATTGAGTTCAATAATTGGCAAGTAAAAATTAATGTTCCAATCAATCAGTTTTAGTGGGAATAAAGGCTCCACATTAGATATgtagacatttttcaaattgcatttTCACCTGCAGtatgaaacatttttctccCCCAGTTTTATAAGCATCGATTAAGCTCCACTTAACGTCttgctgtatatttttaatatttggttttTCATCTTTGGTGAATGCCTGGGTCATTTCTAGCACGGTCACGCTGGCACTGTAAGTATGTGATATATGAAAATAACGGTCCAGAAATTATGCATTTTTACCAAGCAATGGGTGGAGCGTGTGGGACCTTTGTTTAGTAAAAATGTGACtatacattttgcatttttttaagctgAAAATAATCTTACAATAATTgtgcaaaaatgaataataactaCGAACAAACGAAACTTATTCATGTTGGCGCTTCACCGTCCCCTCAGAATGCCGACATTGTAATTTTTGAAGCAAATTAGAAggtattcaaataaaataactgGAAGCAGAGTTGttaattttattaatatttaccAATTGATGGTTAGCGTGGCTTCATCTCTTCTCCCCCCAGCCGTCCCCGTCAAGACGGAGGCCAAGTCCAAGGCCCTAAAGGCCAAGAAGGCCGTGCTGAAGGGCGTCCACAgccagaggaagaagaagatccgGACCTCCCCCACGTTCCGTCGCCCCAAGACCCTCCGCCTGCGCCGACAGCCCAAGTACCCCCGCAAGAGCGCCCCCCGCAGGAACAAGTAAGTCCCTCCCTGAtgatggcggggggggggggggggagtggtgCAAGTGATGGTTTAAAGCGATCAAAGTATGACCGTCGTGATTCCATCTTTTATACGACTGATGCGCCGTAATTTTAATAACTCGGTAGTGCCGAGCGTGTAACTGGGGGGATtttgattgaaatgaaaaatgatcggTCTCCAGGTTGGATCACTACGCCATCATCAAGTTCCCGCTGACCACCGAGTCGGCCATGAAAAAGATCGAGGACAACAACACGCTGGTGTTCATCGTGGACGTCAAAGCCAACAAGCACCAAATCAAACACGCCGTCAGGAAACTGTACGACATCGACGTCTCCAAAGTCAACACGCTCATCAGGTGCGTACGTCCCGACGCCGTCTCGGGCGGCTGACGTCGAGTCGCCGGGAGTTTGAATCCCGGGCGGGGTTTTGATTTCAGGCCGGACGGCGAGAAGAAGGCGTACGTCCGCCTGGCGCCCGACTATGACGCGTTGGACGTCGCAAACAAGGCAAgtctaataaataaattaattttttttaaaagctaaaTCGTGAGGCTTTTCTGGGCATGTGATGTCAAAATATTCCGTCTGAATGTTGGTGATGTGTTCAAAGGAACCACTGATGCCCGGAATCTTAAGTAATGACTTTGTAATAATCCTATTGTTTACCcatgtaattttttattttcatcttttttacaGATTGGAATCATCTGATGTGGTGCAAGAGACTTGTTggataataaatatttgtacaaaCCAAACCTGGATATGTACTTCTGTTTGAATCAAAACTCATACACAATACTTagctgaatttttttaatttcttttgtacAAATTGGAAAGGAATACAATTTGTTTTGAGTATTAATTATGGCGATGGCGTTTACTGTTCTTGTTGTCGGACTAGCCTTTCCTTTATTACTCATTCGTGGACGGTAATAATGGTTAGTCCAACAaatttttctcgtgggccacatttcTCTCAGCGGGCCGTTAGGACTAGAACTAGTTTTGGAGTCTGACGCCAAGGGTACTGTGTTGttccacaaa
Coding sequences within:
- the rpl23a gene encoding 60S ribosomal protein L23a, translated to MAPKVKKAAVPVKTEAKSKALKAKKAVLKGVHSQRKKKIRTSPTFRRPKTLRLRRQPKYPRKSAPRRNKLDHYAIIKFPLTTESAMKKIEDNNTLVFIVDVKANKHQIKHAVRKLYDIDVSKVNTLIRPDGEKKAYVRLAPDYDALDVANKIGII